One genomic window of Cricetulus griseus strain 17A/GY unplaced genomic scaffold, alternate assembly CriGri-PICRH-1.0 unplaced_scaffold_74, whole genome shotgun sequence includes the following:
- the LOC118239829 gene encoding uncharacterized protein C18orf63-like yields the protein MAAAAVCRPSASGLENKVKAPNLTTKKHFRASLTQATLLNPTGPLCLVPQPTAANHKVEPFVSQQCSGLFSAGCFQPGSPRDRKPSWPLKAPQLLVGESKLSRENTQVQRSHPCSQSQRAPAFIPVFRRKSEQANKDISALRNMGRKQSTVTEPTLLTQKTRVTQGGKPSLGSATRKRPDSNIQVQARNLNRKSFKPPLGRITDTYERQKEHLSSDVKLTVHLSESRPLPTTAMTQMSSNNVSSIRNAVDSHTNGKDNLTSSFITQILGKSHESLKLKSQPHIFESDLGTEDSQVHQQQLANLTREADGAEHGLISSKASQKNRRKLCLESSKSSTKHRSNAVNLRQPGSSKKQVKI from the exons atggCAGCGGCCGCGGTCTGCCGGCCCTCAGCCAGCGGCTTG GAAAACAAAGTCAAAGCCCCCAATCTGACGACGAAAAAGCACTTCAGAGCTTCTCTAACTCAAGCCACTTTGCTGAACCCCACAGGGCCTCTATGTTTAGTTCCACAGCCAACAGCAGCCAACCACAAGGTGGAGCCCTTTGTCAGCCAGCAGTGCTCAGGCTTGTTTTCAGCTGGGTGCTTCCAGCCAGGTTCTCCTCGGGACAGAAAGCCCTCCTGGCCTCTCAAGGCACCACAGCTACTTGTGGGGGAGTCAAAGCTCAGCAGAGAAAATACACAAGTTCAACGCAGTCATCCTTGCTCACAAAGTCAGAGAGCCCCGGCATTTATACCAGTCTTCAGAAGGAAATCTgagcaagcaaacaaagacaTCTCAGCGCTTCGCAacatgggaagaaaacagagcaCTGTTACAGAACCTACCCTACTGACACAGAAAACTAGAGTAACCCAGGGAGGCAAACCAAGTTTAGGTTCAGCTACTAGAAAAAGACCAGACAGTAACATTCAGGTACAGGCTAGGAATTTAAATCGGAAGAGCTTCAAACCTCCGCTAGGGAGAATCACTGATACCTATGAGCGCCAGAAGGAACATCTCTCTTCTGATGTTAAACTGACAGTGCACCTCAGTGAAAGTAGACCACTGCCTACTACTGCCATGACACAAATGTCAAGTAACAATGTAAGCTCGATAAGAAATGCTGTTGACAGCCACACCAACGGAAAAGACAATTTAACAAGCAGCTTTATAACACAGATTTTAGGGAAAAGCCATGAGTCCCTAAAACTCAAAAGCCAGCCACACATTTTTGAATCAGACTTAGGAACTGAAGACTCCCAAGTACACCAGCAACAATTGGCAAATCTAACTAGAGAAGCAGATGGAGCTGAACATGGCCTGATATCGAGCAAAGCATCCCAGAAGAACAGACGGAAGTTATGCCTCGAGTCTTCAAAATCTTCTACAAAGCATCGTTCTAATGCTGTGAATCTGAGGCAACCTGGTTCTTCTAAGAAACAGGTGAAGATCTGA